The genomic interval AATAGGATATTgcagtaaaaataattgtagaCATTGAAGAAGGAGCATTCAATACTGTTCTTCTTGACTTCTACTGTGGGCCGTAACGGTTGATCGCTTGCTGGCAGTGATTGAATTGCAGAAAGCAGATTTTTAAGCTCATCACCGGGTCGTGCTTATTCCAGATGCGATGCAGGCTACATGTTAGTTTTGTCCTTGGAAATTCTTGATTATGTTTGACGCCTGGAAGCGCAGATATCTGCAGCCTCAGATAAAACAGTGATGGTCTCCTTTACAAGACCAAGACAAGCTCCACCATCTGTTCTGGGGAAGATTATTCAATTTGCGGCAGAGGCGAAACATTCAGAAGTAACCCTGGACGAGGCCCTAAATTGAAACTGACCTATGGAAACAATCAATGTCTGGGTCACTCTACAAGTATTTTGAGTTGAAGatagatttttaaaaggtGCTCCAAAAGTGTTGTGGCGGGCAGGAATTGCAGCTATTCAAAGAgaaatttttggatattttgaatAGTTAGTTAATACGGAACCTCTAACAAACTTTGCACCTCATCTTTTCAGCTTGTATCTCAAATTCGACCTTACGCATATGTGTCTGCATCTTAGGTGATCTGCACATTACAGTTTTTGGGGAAATCGACCATTTTGAGTTGGTACAGGATATAATATTTCAGCTCCTTACGAGATTGATAAAAACTGCAATTTACAGACCACCTCCTCATATAGGTATTTCAATGCCTACCATCTCAATTTCTAATTTAGCATGCCTGTCCAACTAAGCATTAAATTATAAGAATTTAAGCGACTTTATAAAGAAGCTAATTTGCATGTGAGATGAACTGatagtaaatttcaaaacaagtGTTGATACATATAGATCAATTTTAGACTCATTGGGTCCACATAAAGACGTACCTTTGTAGAGACAGGATTATGCGAAATCAAAGTATGCATAGAATAGTggttgtaaaatttaattaaaaaataaatgtctgagttttgcaaaaatatgtttgttcatttaaaaaaggtttaaaaaaTAGTGTTGCGAATTCTACTCTCACGACTTGTCAAATAAGTGGAGTGCTGTCGAGACTTAAAAGGCAGTAGCAGAGCTGAATTTTTCTAGTCCATTTGCCCCATGTCGTGAAGATTCATGTATTTACCAAGCTGTAGAATGACAACGTTGGATACAAGCCTCATGGACGATTGAACCGCATTGTAGAGAGGTACTGCTCTCGATGCGGCACAAAACCACTTTCTTTCCAAACCATGATTGTTGGTGATAGACCTTTGTTCATCCCAGTCGCAGAATGATCCTCCAATTTGATCTGAGACTAAAACCTTTTTTGTGTAtccaattcattaaaattaattaatagccgtctataattgaaatatttatcacCAGAAAGTTTTGTACGCCTATTTCTCGATCAATTAtctttattaatgtatttctATGGTAAAAAGCTAAATAAATATAGAGTTCATGAACCTGAACcaatgtaattaaaaactattacTGCATTAGTTCAAGGCGAATGCACTATAATCATTACCACCCCCCAAGTTGCCAAGGGCAATCTGTGGATGGATATTTGGGGAATATATCTCGTGTTAACAGATTAACATGAAACATTGGACGATGATATTGAAAAGTGGCAATAATAAATTCGGTTAATTTATatagaaaaatctaaaacatgCTGCTACGCATTCATCATTTTTCCGGCTGCTTTGCCCGAATTTCCACTCAATGATTCTTACACTTCTTAGAAACCAAGTTATGAAAGCAAACTAAAAACTTACGGCTTTTGCTTATCACTTTTCTTCCTCACCGCTCGATTAACTGCATCTTAATGTTCTTACAAGCGCATCCACCATCCTGAGACGAGTTTAACCTTGTATGACAAAAAGACAATACCTGAGTTTAATCAATTTGCGACTTAGTTCTTATACAAGTCATCAAGTTGGGTTACCACCTCAACCGTCTTCATGCTGAAGGTGATTTGAAGCTGACCACGCAGAAACAATAAACCTTGATGTATATcttcgttttaattaaaagaaaactaatttattcgCTTATCAAACATCGGCAGCGGTGTATCCGCCCTTGCAATACCGCTAATAAGTCAATTGTAGCTGCTCGGATAATATACAATAAAACAGCTTCTATTGCATCAGTTACGTTACCATACAAATGCCAAGCTTCGGAGTAACAGTTTTGGTTTTGATCGTATTTGCTGGACTGGGTGCTAGCCTAGGAAATAATTTAGGAGTGATTTCAGTGAGTGAGCCTAGGGATGAAGCGAGTTACTGCAGGGATCTTAATGCGGAGTATAGATATGATAATACCAGCTGTGTTGCTACTTGCAGGAAACCTTCTATAACAGAAAATCCaggtaaaaactaaattaattaaaaaaaaatctattcctAAAAGCGTTCCACTCAGGATTTTGCTTCGGAAAACCAATCCTTCTTCTTGCCTGCTACTGCAAACAAAACTTTTACTTGGACGAAACTACAAACTTATGTATCATACTGCCAGAATGTCCTTGCAACTCCGGCAATCACGAAATTTCCAGGTTTGGGAACGAATGCAGTAATAACTGTGCAACATACCATACCTTGACCGATTGCTCAACAGCTCTGAAGAACCAATGTTGGTGTGATCCTGCTTACTGTAAAAATAGACAAGGGATTTGCGTTTCCAAAAGAGTgatgagaaaattaaataaaagcaataaatGAACTTATTACTTCGGGTTTGAGAATTGTTTCTTTGCTGATGGTTGAGAGAATAAATCACTGATAGTTCATTAATCGAATATGTGGAACCTTGACACAACAGCTAAATACATAGTCAAAAAGCTTTAGTAAATATCTGCTTCTACTTTCAATACTTAACTATATCTTTGTCAACATTACATATATTCTATATTTGGCAATGAAAGGTATCAAAACttgtattttagaaaattatttcaattacaTAGTTACTTCTGAGCTAAACAATTTACAATACACATTAAAAAAGGCAGAAACAATCAAATAACCAATGTGTTGTTGAGGGTATGTACGCAAAGTCGCTGGTAATTTGAACTCAAAGGCTACGTGTAACTATAAGAATTATCAATCGGCTCAAAAATAAGTCTCGTTGCaggaaatttggtaatttttgcTGAAGTtgttactgaaaaatttaacacttaTCTTATTGGTTGCTTTTTGAGCTAGTTCGAATAACCagcaaatgcaaaattttctaacaataacaataattacacTAACATTATTCtagtaataatttatattctttCGTAAAAGTACAAATACCCGAGATCTTTAGGAGGATTCTCTGAAAGAGCCACTTTGCTATCGTTAAAGATAACCCATTGTCCGCCCTTCAAAATATGAGCCACGTAATGACCTACCATCGTAGCAGTTCCCATGTGTGATATAAAAGCTATGAGCTTATAGTCTGGaacaaatatttgttaatttttctcattttgtcTATACCACCTTATCATGACATACTTCCTCGTCCGTCTGTAAATCGGGACTGTTTTGAACCAGTACTTGATTGGTCATCTGTGGTTTCTTCATCCACATCTTCGCTGTGCGAAAAGATCCAATCCATGGCGCGTTCTAAAGAATTTTCAGTCTTCTTCAGAGCTTTAGCGGCCTGTTCTCGGCTGAAACCCATGGAAATTATAGTCTCTAGGGCTTCGCTGTTGGGTTCGAAAGTTCCGGCAGTAGACTGAGTTCCTATAGAAGGATTGGTAAATTTGTCATCTTAGAATCAAGATATAATTTTCTGTGTTAAAATAAAGGAACTATGATCTACCAGGTAGGACAAATGGGTCTGAAAAATCCGGATCTCCAATATGTTCCATTATCCACGCAGTGGCCGCCTCCGCACCCGAATTTCCTGTTTGATACAGGGCTCTTTTGCAAGATTGCAATGGAAAACCTAAAAATAAGTCATAGTACGGATAAATTATGTCAGCTACTGTTCTACTTACCCATATCTTGTAACTGTAACAATACAGACTCATCAAACTGAGGAGTGGGAGGTCTAGATTCCAATTCAGGCAGCAACTCCTCGCCTTGTTGTAAACCGGAGCCTCTAAGTACCGAAATATCAATTACATCGGGCATCTCCACTAAAACGTCTAACTTTATGGGCACCCAATCCTCCCTCAAAGTAAATTTCTTAAGCTGGATCACCAGATAGTCAGGAAATGAGGTAAGTCTTGTAGTTCTATTAGCAAAATCAGCATTGCAGTTATTCATTTAATAACCTTATATGCTAATTTACTTTTTGGCAGTTACATTGCCGTTGACAGCCGAACTGAAGAAGTTGTTGATAACCTCTGACTGAATAAACGATTCCAAGCAAGAAGAAAAACTGATTTTGGGGCGCACTATCGAGTTAGGATCTATCTTCTTGCCTTGGCCTTCAGCCTCTTGTTTAAGTGCCTCATATGCTGCCACCTACAGAAATTAACATTATTCTTTATACCAAGCGTCCGCACTATACATAACCTCTTTTTTATTACTAGCCGCATCCATGGGAATATTCAAGCCCAAACACACATCACTTTTGGTTAGGTACTTGACTTTTTTACTCTGGTTACACTGGAATCTCTCTTCTAcctcaaatttgaaacatttcccAGGGTCTACATGGTTCTTGTTGTGTCTTTCAAGCAGCGTAAGCATATGCAACAAAAACTCTTGGACATCCTTAAACGTTATGGATAGTTATGAAAAGCAATAAggttattatttaaaagttttaaccTGTTGCTTTTTAGTAGAAAACTCAGGATGGCCCTTTCCAACTAGAGTTTTAAACATACGTGGAGTTATGCCGGGAGGATCAGCGTCCACTGGAGAGCCAAGGGGTGGGGGAACTGAATATTTACCAGAAAGAAGGCCCACAGCCAATTTTGCCCtggaattaatttcaaaatggaaattaacaccagtttaaaattgtatctataaatttaatgtatataaaaattctaCCAGATATTTATAGTAAACAAAATGCTACAGCAAATCAATTTACTTACATTTGTATGTTAAAATCTTCAGCGGGATTATTAGTTGgctgtttaaaaatttccgcACTTCCATCATAATATCGCCGAATAAAATCTGGTATACTAAAACAATCGTCATAACTATCGACCTGCAAAAACTTTTAGTTCTCACCTAAACAAAACCTGCATCACACTATTCAAGTAACAAGAATTTCCCATGTTTTGCATTCCAGTATGAGCAGGACCACAGATTGGTTTAAGTTTTCCTTCGCTCTCGCATAAAGTGGACcattcattgtttttttggtttaattcTAATTCCAATTCTACCATGGATTTCTCAGTTTTTTCCATCTGCGATACGTTTATGCCTAAACGATCAACGTTATTTAGGTCAATTAAAGCATTTTACTGTTTACCCCAATGTTGCAAATGTTGAGCTAACAATGGATCTTCAACCATGTCGTCTTCGGCATAGCTGAAGACGTCAGCTTTTCCTTCTTTGGTGATAGTTCCTGTTAAATGTTAATATGTGCTAAATGTATCACATAAGTCAAGACTCTATACCTAATTTTACAGCAAGAGGATGGCTGGTTTCACAAAAATGCTCTAGAGCATGATTATTTCCTCCAGAGCCATCAAAAAACTTTCTACCACACAGTACTGAACCATCAGTGAGATTCAGccataaattttctgttttgtcACACCTTTCACACTGCCAacctaaattttcaataacaataaaagaCAATCTTAACTATGTTAGCCCCAAAAAAGATAATTACCTGTGGgaggaatttttttcccattatcAAGTTGCAGTAAATTTTGCGCATGTTTTGAAACTTGTCTTGCTTCTCCATCCCAAGTCCCACTCAAAGCCTCCAATTCTGCTAATTTAGTGGCTGAGGGCAGATCAAGAAGGGCTTGAACTGACAATTGAATCTTCAAAATAgcttgtgtatttttaaatttataaaaaaataaattgatgtcTGATCTTACGATTTCCGGTAAGCTTTCATTTGGCCAATCAAAAGATGTATAGCTGGGAAGAACAACAATTTTATAAGTTTCTTGGAATTCAAATCTCTTCTTGCCTGATTCTGAATCAAAACCACCTTCTACTCCAATGGCCAGACGGGTGATTTTCTTTTCAGGTCCATCTCCCTGTGGTGGGGATGAGACCTAGTTCATAAATGCAAATTGATTTCCAAATATCAGCTatgtgatattttattaataaaatttctacttATAGCCAATATAATATGTACCTCATGTCTTTTTCTGCGGATAtgtaaaaacacattttctttaGTCTTCTGAGAATGGTAGTCAACGTACTCCTTTCCAATTCCAATGAAACTACTTAGGCTTACATACAAGCCAGTTTCTGTTTCCTGGAGAAAAATATGGAGATTTAGTGCTGTTGTATGTttataaatgataataataaatagaagatatttaaaataaataaataatcatagcaaaaaatactttacgGTAGTTAATGgactataaatttgaaatatggaACAAGCCATTtactattaaatatttcagatatttCAGCCTCAACAGAAATTAATCTTAAGAgttcaaagtaaaaatattcttaaaaaagACCCAGGAAACGTGATTCAACGATTTTTACTGTATCTCTACCTAGACGTCTACTTACCGGGTTGTCGAATGAGTACACGCATTCGTCTTTGTA from Euwallacea fornicatus isolate EFF26 chromosome 17, ASM4011564v1, whole genome shotgun sequence carries:
- the Usp5 gene encoding ubiquitin carboxyl-terminal hydrolase 5, encoding MDALQPHLEKIKIPSEHDKVYKDECVYSFDNPETETGLYVSLSSFIGIGKEYVDYHSQKTKENVFLHIRRKRHEVSSPPQGDGPEKKITRLAIGVEGGFDSESGKKRFEFQETYKIVVLPSYTSFDWPNESLPEIIQLSVQALLDLPSATKLAELEALSGTWDGEARQVSKHAQNLLQLDNGKKIPPTGWQCERCDKTENLWLNLTDGSVLCGRKFFDGSGGNNHALEHFCETSHPLAVKLGTITKEGKADVFSYAEDDMVEDPLLAQHLQHWGINVSQMEKTEKSMVELELELNQKNNEWSTLCESEGKLKPICGPAHTGMQNMGNSCYLNSVMQVLFSIPDFIRRYYDGSAEIFKQPTNNPAEDFNIQMAKLAVGLLSGKYSVPPPLGSPVDADPPGITPRMFKTLVGKGHPEFSTKKQQDVQEFLLHMLTLLERHNKNHVDPGKCFKFEVEERFQCNQSKKVKYLTKSDVCLGLNIPMDAASNKKEVAAYEALKQEAEGQGKKIDPNSIVRPKISFSSCLESFIQSEVINNFFSSAVNGNVTAKKTTRLTSFPDYLVIQLKKFTLREDWVPIKLDVLVEMPDVIDISVLRGSGLQQGEELLPELESRPPTPQFDESVLLQLQDMGFPLQSCKRALYQTGNSGAEAATAWIMEHIGDPDFSDPFVLPGTQSTAGTFEPNSEALETIISMGFSREQAAKALKKTENSLERAMDWIFSHSEDVDEETTDDQSSTGSKQSRFTDGRGNYKLIAFISHMGTATMVGHYVAHILKGGQWVIFNDSKVALSENPPKDLGYLYFYERI